A single genomic interval of Lathyrus oleraceus cultivar Zhongwan6 chromosome 7, CAAS_Psat_ZW6_1.0, whole genome shotgun sequence harbors:
- the LOC127101086 gene encoding ribonucleoside-diphosphate reductase large subunit has translation MYVVKRDGRQETVHFDKITARLKKLSYGLSTEHCDPVLVSQKVCAGVYRGVTTSQLDELAAETAAGMTANHPDYASLAARIAVSNLHKNTKKSFSETVKIMYNHFNHRSGKKSPLIADDVYDIIIENAARLDSEIIYDRDFDYDYFGFKTLERSYLLKVDGTVVERPQHMIMRVSVGIHKHDIESAVKTYHLMSQRWFTHASPTLFNAGTPRPQLSSCFLICMKDDSIEGIYDTLKECAVISKSAGGIGVSVHNIRAYGSYIRGTNGTSNGIIPMLRVFNDTARYVDQGGGKRKGAFAIYLEPWHADIFEFLELKINHGKEEQRARDLFYALWVPDLFMERVRSNGDWSLFCPNEAPGLADCWGEEYENLYTQYEKAGKAKKVVQAQSLWFAILKSQIETGNPYMLFKDACNRKSNQQNLGTIKSSNLCTEIIEYTSPTETAVCNLASIALPRYVRDKGVPVESHQSKLVGSRGSSTRYFDFEKLAEVTAVVTTNLNKIIDVNYYPVETAERSNMRHRPIGIGVQGLADTFILLGMAFDSQEAQQLNKDIFETIYYHALKTSCELAAKEGTYETYNGSPVSKGILQPDMWGVTPSNLWDWSALREMISKTGVRNSLLVAPMPTASTSQILGNNECFEPYTSNIYNRRVLSGEFVVVNKHLLHDLTEMGLWNPALKNKIIYDNGSVQNLSEIPAELKGIYKTVWEIKQKILVDMAVDRGCYIDQSQSLNIHMDKPNFGKLTSLHFYAWSKGLKTGMYYLRTRAASDAIKFTVDTSAIKEQAKAEEAELDEDAKMAQMVCSLTNRDECLACGS, from the exons ATGTACGTCGTTAAGAGAGACGGACGTCAAGAGACTGTTCATTTCGATAAGATTACGGCGCGGTTGAAGAAACTCAGTTACGGTTTGAGCACTGAACACTGTGACCCTGTTTTGGTTTCTCAGAAAGTTTGTGCCGGTGTTTACAGAGGCGTGACTACTAGTCAACTCGATGAATTGGCCGCTGAAACCGCCGCCGGCATGACTGCTAACCACCCTGATTATGCTTCC CTTGCTGCTAGGATTGCAGTTTCGAATCTGCATAAGAACACTAAGAAGTCGTTTTCTGAAAC TGTGAAGATTATGTATAATCACTTCAACCATAGATCTGGGAAGAAATCTCCTTTGATTGCTGATGATGTCTATGACATAATCATCGAG AATGCGGCTCGATTGGACAGTGAGATAATTTATGACAGGGATTTTGACTATGATTACTTTGGATTCAAAACCCTTGAGAGGTCTTATCTGTTGAAAGTTGATGGGACTGTTGTTGAAAGGCCTCAACATATGATAATGAGGGTTTCTGTTGGGATTCACAAGCATGATATTGAATCTGCTGTTAAGACTTATCATTTGATGTCTCAGAGATGGTTCACTCATGCTTCTCCAACTCTTTTCAATGCTGGGACTCCTAGGCCTCAG TTGAGTAGTTGCTTCTTGATATGCATGAAAGATGATAGTATTGAGGGGATTTATGATACGTTGAAGGAGTGTGCTGTCATTAGTAAATCTGCTGGAGGAATTGGTGTTTCTGTTCATAACATAAGGGCATATGGGAGCTACATTCGTGGAACAAATGGGACATCTAATGGTATCATTCCAATGCTGCGTGTATTCAATGACACTGCTCGTTATGTTGACCAGGGAGGAGGCAAGAGAAAAG GTGCTTTTGCTATATACTTGGAGCCATGGCATGCTGATATATTTGAATTTTTGGAATTGAAAATTAACCATGGAAAG GAAGAGCAGCGTGCTCGGGATTTATTTTATGCCCTTTGGGTGCCTGATCTTTTTATGGAAAGAGTTCGGAGCAATGGTGATTGGTCCTTGTTTTGCCCCAATGAGGCACCTGGTTTGGCAGACTGTTGGGGTGAAGAATATGAGAATCTGTACACCCAGTATGAAAAAGCT GGAAAAGCAAAGAAGGTTGTCCAAGCACAGAGTCTCTGGTTTGCAATTTTGAAGTCACAGATAGAAACTGGAAATCCTTACATGCTTTTTAAG GATGCTTGCAATAGGAAAAGCAACCAGCAGAATCTTGGCACAATTAAGTCATCAAACCTGTGCACTGAGATAATTGAGTACACAAGTCCAACAGAGACAGCTGTGTGTAACCTTGCATCAATTGCACTGCCACGATATGTCAGAGATAAG GGTGTGCCTGTGGAGTCTCATCAGTCTAAGCTTGTTGGGAGCAGAGGTTCTAGTACTCGGTATTTTGACTTTGAAAAACTAGCAGAG GTTACTGCTGTGGTAACAACAAACCTTAATAAAATAATTGATGTGAACTACTACCCAGTTGAAACTGCGGAAAGGTCAAACATGCGACACAGACCCATTGGTATTGGAGTTCAGGGTCTTGCTGATACCTTTATCCTACTAGGAATGGCATTTGATTCCCAAGAG GCTCAACAGTTAAACAAGGACATTTTTGAGACTATATACTATCATGCTCTAAAAACTTCTTGTGAATTGGCTGCAAAAGAAGGCACCTATGAAACATATAATGGTAGTCCTGTAAGCAAG GGAATTCTTCAGCCTGACATGTGGGGTGTGACTCCCTCCAATTTGTGGGATTGGAGTGCACTTCGGGAGATGATATCAAAGACAGGTGTGCGCAATTCACTTCTTGTTGCCCCTATGCCAACTGCATCTACCAGTCAAATTCTTGGCAATAATGAGTGTTTTGAGCCATATACTTCTAATATCTACAATCGCAGAGTGCTAAG TGGTGAGTTTGTTGTAGTGAACAAGCACCTTCTTCATGATTTGACTGAAATGGGACTGTGGAATCCTGCACTTAAGAATAAGATTATCTATGACAATGGTTCAGTACAAAATCTCTCAGAAATACCAGCTGAACTGAAAGGCATATACAA GACTGTTTGGGAGATCAAACAAAAGATATTGGTTGACATGGCTGTTGATCGAGGATGCTACATAGATCAGAGTCAAAGCTTAAATATACACATGGATAAACCTAACTTTGGAAAGTTGACATCCTTACATTTTTATGCATGGTCAAAG GGTTTGAAGACTGGGATGTACTACCTCCGAACCCGAGCTGCAAGTGATGCCATCAAGTTTACTGTTGATACCTCTGCCATTAAA GAGCAAGCAAAGGCAGAGGAGGCCGAACTTGATGAAGATGCCAAGATGGCACAGATGGTGTGCTCTTTGACAAACAGAGATGAGTGTTTGGCCTGTGGAAGTTAA